A segment of the Parcubacteria group bacterium genome:
TTCCGGTGAAATAATTATCTATGAAGGCGCGGATGGGGCGCCTAGTATTGAAGTGCGTATTGAGGGTGAGACAGTGTGGCTTTCGCAAAAGCAAATGGCCGAGCTTTTTGATTGTTCTGTGGATAATGTAAGTTTGCACATGAAAAATATCTTTAAAGATGGCGAATTAAACGAAAATTCAGTTACCGAGGAATACTCGACAACTGCTTCTGATGGCAAAAATTACCTTGTAAAACACTACAATTTGGACGCGATAATTTCCGTTGGATACCGGATAAACTCATTGCGAGGCACGCGTTTTCGTCAATGGGCGACAGCGAGACTTCGTGAATATCTTATTTCTGGATTTACGATGAATGATGAATTTTTGAAAAACAATGGCGGCGGGTCATATTGGAAGAAGCTCTTGTTTCGCATCCGTGACATTCGAAGCAGTGAAAAGATTTTGTATAGACAAGTTCTAGATCTCTATGCCACTAGCGCGGATTATGATCCTAAATCTCTACACTCAATTAAGTTTTTCAAAATTGTGCAAAACAAATTGCATTATGCAACGCATAAAC
Coding sequences within it:
- a CDS encoding virulence RhuM family protein, which encodes MKNNIKNNNNSGEIIIYEGADGAPSIEVRIEGETVWLSQKQMAELFDCSVDNVSLHMKNIFKDGELNENSVTEEYSTTASDGKNYLVKHYNLDAIISVGYRINSLRGTRFRQWATARLREYLISGFTMNDEFLKNNGGGSYWKKLLFRIRDIRSSEKILYRQVLDLYATSADYDPKSLHSIKFFKIVQNKLHYATHKQTATEVIYSRADSKKEFMGLSVFAGDLPVLEEVRIAKNYLSSKELEKLNRLVSAYFELAELRAMDRQIMHMADHIASLDKLLSDYGEGVLVDAGKVTHKKAIEKAENEYKKYQVKTLSPVEKAYLENIKLLENEVEKKIKKKI